In the genome of Kwoniella shivajii chromosome 5, complete sequence, one region contains:
- a CDS encoding DNA-directed RNA polymerase I, II, and III subunit rpabc5, giving the protein MIIPVRCFSCGKVIGNLWDSYLELLAAGVDEGDALDRLQLKRYCCRRMVLTHVDLIEKLLMYNRSSFSLSLLIPRRMGLLMESAYQ; this is encoded by the exons ATG ATCATTCCCGTTAGATGCTTCTCATGTGGTAAAGTCATTGGTAATCTCTGGGATAGTTATTTAGAGTTATTGGCAGCGGGTGTAGACGAAGG TGATGCGTTAGATAGACTTCAATT GAAACGATATTGTTGTCGAAGAATGGTCCTTACACACG TTGACTTGATTGAGAAGCTTTTGATGTACAATCGTTCGTCCTTTTCCTTATCTCTCCTCATTCCCCGCAGAATGGGCCTGCTGATGGAATCTGCTTACCAATAG